A region of Rhizobium grahamii DNA encodes the following proteins:
- a CDS encoding DMT family protein — translation MPFAISPAAVWPVVMLFASNIFMTFAWYGHLKHKGTAIFVAIVVSWAIAFFEYCLAVPANRIGSAVYSTAQLKTMQEVITLLVFSGFSVFWLGESLTWNHAIGFALIAVGASFIFRG, via the coding sequence ATGCCCTTTGCCATCAGCCCAGCCGCCGTCTGGCCGGTTGTCATGCTCTTTGCGTCCAACATCTTCATGACCTTTGCCTGGTACGGGCATCTCAAGCACAAGGGCACGGCGATTTTCGTCGCCATCGTCGTCAGCTGGGCAATCGCCTTCTTCGAATATTGCCTCGCGGTGCCGGCCAACCGCATCGGTTCGGCCGTCTATTCGACGGCGCAGCTGAAGACGATGCAGGAAGTCATCACGCTTCTCGTTTTCTCCGGCTTTTCGGTATTCTGGCTGGGCGAGAGCCTGACGTGGAATCATGCGATCGGCTTTGCCTTGATCGCGGTCGGCGCATCGTTCATTTTCCGCGGCTAA
- a CDS encoding MFS transporter, whose protein sequence is MTCNSRKVSGGSLVALASLNFFLADARDGLGPFLDGFLATHGWSPMSLGIVATLGGLLGLVATPLFGALVDGSPHKRLLVAVPVVLITAAALWTLASPGNAAVFGGQSMTAIVGAVIGPALMGLTLGLVGEQAFPNQVSRNEFWNHTGNVFSLACIYIATIFFGLTGVIAMMILTAAATLFAVVAIDPRQIDDKVARGLKPDDGVPGPSGIAAITRSPGLILLAMTLLIFHFGNAPMSRLIAQNFSIQLGTPFRTTAIVTGVSQLSMIGVALAAPFLINRWGLASAFVIALCALPIRGAIAGAFPSFTSIYPVQFLDGVGAGLIGIATPIAAERILSGTGRFNAGLAVVMTIQGIGASLSNVVAGWLTSLGGYGLAYWVHGGVAVLALLLFLPMRHLIAPHRT, encoded by the coding sequence ATGACATGCAATTCTCGAAAGGTGTCCGGCGGATCCCTGGTTGCGCTCGCCTCGCTCAATTTCTTCCTCGCGGATGCCCGTGATGGCCTTGGTCCGTTTCTCGACGGCTTCCTGGCGACCCACGGCTGGAGCCCCATGAGCCTTGGCATCGTCGCAACGCTGGGCGGCCTCCTGGGATTGGTCGCCACCCCGCTCTTCGGCGCGTTGGTTGACGGCTCACCGCACAAGCGGCTGCTCGTTGCGGTGCCGGTCGTGCTGATCACCGCAGCGGCGCTATGGACGCTGGCAAGCCCCGGCAACGCGGCGGTGTTTGGCGGGCAATCGATGACGGCGATCGTCGGCGCGGTCATCGGCCCGGCGCTGATGGGGCTGACACTCGGGCTCGTGGGCGAACAGGCATTTCCCAATCAGGTCTCCCGGAACGAATTCTGGAACCACACCGGCAACGTGTTTTCGCTTGCATGCATCTACATCGCCACGATTTTCTTCGGCTTGACCGGAGTGATCGCCATGATGATCCTTACAGCCGCGGCGACGCTTTTTGCCGTAGTGGCAATCGACCCACGGCAGATCGACGACAAGGTCGCGCGCGGACTCAAACCGGATGATGGCGTACCCGGCCCCTCCGGCATAGCAGCAATAACGCGCTCCCCGGGGCTGATCCTGCTTGCGATGACGCTTCTGATCTTTCATTTCGGCAACGCGCCGATGAGCCGGCTCATAGCACAGAACTTCTCGATCCAGCTCGGTACACCGTTTCGCACCACGGCGATCGTGACAGGCGTTTCCCAGCTATCGATGATCGGCGTGGCGCTCGCGGCTCCCTTCCTGATCAACAGATGGGGACTGGCGTCGGCGTTCGTCATCGCCCTGTGCGCCCTGCCGATCCGCGGCGCCATCGCCGGCGCGTTTCCGAGTTTTACATCCATCTACCCGGTTCAGTTTCTGGATGGCGTTGGCGCCGGCCTCATCGGTATTGCAACACCGATCGCGGCCGAGCGAATCCTCTCCGGAACCGGACGTTTCAATGCCGGTCTGGCCGTGGTGATGACCATCCAGGGCATCGGCGCATCGCTCAGCAACGTCGTCGCCGGATGGCTGACGAGCCTCGGAGGTTACGGCCTTGCCTATTGGGTTCACGGAGGGGTCGCAGTGCTGGCGCTGCTGTTATTCCTCCCCATGCGGCACCTCATCGCCCCGCACAGGACATAG
- a CDS encoding DUF2272 domain-containing protein, with protein MTGFSDQLVAVCKGEYTRWDNGQGRESWGRPQHAKDYYLFVKDYWKAVGNNNLDGRKVVGNIRPAWSSAFVSFCMKTSGAGNKFFYTEAHCHYVHKAMQQASGAINGYGYAARKTSAYKPKPGDVIVGGREYAQSFDYAKAELIYEADSFYPSHGDIILELTPTYALTVGGNVNDSVGQKRLKLTSQGYLHDRVNSSGREIPWIAILECLI; from the coding sequence ATGACCGGATTTTCTGATCAGTTGGTCGCCGTATGCAAAGGCGAATACACCCGCTGGGACAATGGACAGGGACGGGAGAGTTGGGGCCGTCCGCAACACGCCAAGGACTACTACCTCTTTGTGAAGGACTATTGGAAGGCTGTCGGCAACAACAATCTCGACGGGCGCAAGGTCGTCGGCAACATTAGGCCTGCATGGTCTTCGGCCTTTGTGTCGTTCTGCATGAAGACCTCAGGGGCAGGCAACAAGTTCTTCTATACCGAAGCTCATTGCCACTATGTCCACAAGGCGATGCAGCAAGCGAGCGGGGCGATAAACGGCTATGGCTACGCGGCGCGGAAAACGAGCGCGTACAAGCCCAAGCCCGGCGACGTGATCGTCGGTGGCCGAGAATATGCGCAGAGTTTCGACTATGCGAAGGCCGAGCTGATCTATGAGGCGGATAGCTTTTATCCGTCGCACGGCGACATCATTTTGGAGCTGACGCCGACCTATGCTCTGACCGTCGGCGGAAACGTCAATGACAGCGTGGGGCAGAAGAGGCTGAAGCTGACGAGCCAAGGGTATCTGCACGACCGGGTGAACAGCTCCGGGCGCGAGATTCCGTGGATCGCCATTCTCGAATGCCTGATCTGA
- a CDS encoding MFS transporter yields MSALQSLRALTPQQRNTVIASYLGWTLDAFDFFILVFVLKHIADEFHTDVAAVSVAIFLTLAMRPLGALLFGLASDKYGRRITLMVNVALYSLFEFLTGFSTGLTMFIMLRALYGIAMGGEWGVGASLVMETVPEDSRGIVSGILQAGYPSGYLIASIVFFLLFPVIGWRGMFFVGALPALLVLYIRRNVEESPAFIKRQKQGRRPFLAVLRENVPLFLWSVLLMTAFNFFSHGTQDLYPTFLETQRNYDSYTTGAIAIVYNIGAICGGLFFGALSQRIGRKKAIVIASLIAVPVAPLWVYAPGPVLLAIGAFLMQFFVQGAWGIVPVHLNELSPDEVRGTFPGFAYQLGNLLASGNATLQAGLAEHWDGDYAYALLMVAAVVAIVVALLAGFGYEKKDVRFGTEEAEEPRGLRA; encoded by the coding sequence ATGTCCGCATTGCAGAGCCTGCGCGCGCTCACCCCGCAGCAGCGCAACACCGTTATTGCCAGCTATCTCGGCTGGACGCTCGATGCCTTCGATTTCTTCATTCTGGTTTTCGTTCTCAAGCACATTGCCGATGAATTTCATACCGACGTCGCGGCTGTGTCGGTCGCGATCTTCCTGACGCTTGCGATGCGGCCGCTCGGCGCGCTGCTCTTCGGGCTGGCGTCGGACAAATATGGGCGCCGCATCACGCTGATGGTGAATGTGGCGCTCTATTCGCTGTTCGAGTTTCTGACCGGTTTCTCCACGGGGCTGACCATGTTCATCATGCTCCGGGCGCTCTATGGCATCGCCATGGGCGGCGAGTGGGGCGTCGGTGCTTCGCTTGTGATGGAGACCGTGCCCGAAGATAGCCGCGGCATCGTCTCGGGCATCCTGCAGGCCGGTTATCCCTCCGGGTATCTGATTGCCTCGATCGTCTTTTTCCTGCTGTTCCCGGTCATCGGCTGGCGCGGCATGTTCTTCGTCGGGGCGCTGCCGGCATTGCTGGTGCTCTATATCCGGCGCAACGTCGAGGAGAGCCCGGCGTTTATCAAGCGCCAGAAGCAGGGACGGCGGCCGTTCCTTGCCGTGCTGCGTGAAAATGTTCCGCTGTTCCTGTGGTCCGTGCTGCTGATGACGGCGTTCAACTTCTTCAGCCACGGCACGCAGGATCTCTATCCGACATTCCTCGAGACCCAGCGCAACTACGACAGCTACACGACCGGCGCGATCGCCATCGTCTACAATATCGGGGCGATCTGCGGCGGCTTGTTCTTCGGCGCGCTGTCGCAGAGGATCGGGCGCAAGAAGGCAATCGTCATCGCATCGCTGATCGCCGTGCCGGTGGCGCCGCTTTGGGTCTATGCGCCGGGGCCGGTGCTGCTCGCGATCGGTGCGTTCCTGATGCAGTTCTTTGTGCAAGGCGCCTGGGGCATCGTGCCGGTGCATCTCAACGAGCTGTCGCCAGACGAGGTGCGCGGCACGTTCCCGGGATTTGCCTACCAGCTCGGCAATCTGCTCGCGTCAGGCAATGCGACGTTGCAGGCGGGACTGGCCGAGCATTGGGATGGTGACTATGCCTATGCGCTGCTGATGGTCGCGGCCGTTGTTGCCATCGTGGTCGCGCTGCTCGCCGGCTTTGGCTACGAGAAGAAGGATGTGCGGTTCGGAACAGAGGAGGCCGAGGAGCCACGCGGTCTGCGTGCATGA
- a CDS encoding dihydrofolate reductase family protein, producing the protein MRKIITGAFVSLDGVMQAPGGPDEDPIGGFRYGGWAAPYFDEAMGESVGEMFANRFDLLLGRKTYDIFAAHWPYVAPDDPIGPLFDTITKYVATRNPEFKPGWQNSQVLGSDVVGALKTLKASDGPDLLTQGSTDFLQTLFRNDLVDELSISFFPVVLGKGKRLFGDGVSPGKLKLISSRTSGTGVTVNKYVRDGDIVTGSFEFEQPTAAEVERRRHLT; encoded by the coding sequence ATGAGGAAGATCATTACAGGTGCGTTCGTCAGCCTCGACGGCGTCATGCAGGCGCCGGGCGGTCCGGATGAGGATCCGATTGGCGGCTTCCGCTATGGCGGCTGGGCCGCGCCGTATTTCGACGAGGCGATGGGAGAGTCGGTCGGCGAGATGTTCGCCAATCGCTTCGATCTGCTGCTCGGCCGCAAGACCTACGACATCTTCGCCGCGCACTGGCCTTACGTTGCGCCAGACGATCCGATCGGGCCGCTGTTCGACACGATCACCAAATACGTCGCGACGCGCAATCCGGAGTTCAAGCCGGGCTGGCAGAACAGCCAGGTACTTGGCAGCGATGTTGTCGGCGCGCTCAAGACGTTGAAAGCGAGCGATGGACCTGATCTGCTGACGCAGGGATCGACCGACTTCCTGCAGACGCTGTTCCGGAACGATCTGGTTGATGAGCTGTCTATCTCGTTCTTTCCTGTCGTGCTTGGCAAGGGCAAGCGGCTGTTCGGCGACGGAGTATCTCCGGGCAAGCTGAAGCTCATCAGTTCGCGGACTTCGGGCACTGGCGTCACGGTGAACAAGTACGTTCGCGACGGCGATATCGTGACCGGCTCGTTCGAATTCGAACAGCCGACCGCTGCCGAGGTAGAGCGCCGCAGGCACCTGACCTGA
- a CDS encoding VOC family protein → MALKRMDNVGIVVEDLGAAIDFFQELGLELEGRAMIEGEWAGRVTGLGDQCVEIAMMRTPDGHSRLELSRFLRPEVVADHRNAEVNALGYLRVMFAVDDLDETLQRLSTRGARLVGDVVQYKDAYRLCYIRGPEGILIGLAQELSPSE, encoded by the coding sequence ATGGCGCTGAAGCGGATGGACAATGTGGGGATCGTCGTCGAGGACTTGGGAGCGGCGATCGATTTCTTTCAAGAACTCGGCCTCGAGCTCGAGGGGCGGGCGATGATCGAGGGAGAGTGGGCCGGGCGCGTCACCGGACTGGGCGATCAGTGCGTCGAGATCGCGATGATGCGTACGCCGGATGGCCATAGTCGGCTGGAGCTCTCCCGGTTCCTCAGGCCTGAGGTCGTCGCGGATCACCGGAACGCCGAAGTCAACGCCCTCGGCTATCTCCGCGTCATGTTCGCCGTTGATGACCTCGACGAGACACTTCAACGGCTCAGCACGCGCGGCGCGCGTCTCGTCGGCGACGTCGTCCAGTACAAGGACGCGTATCGGCTCTGCTACATCCGGGGGCCCGAGGGAATTCTCATTGGACTCGCGCAGGAGCTCAGCCCGTCAGAGTGA